The Oncorhynchus tshawytscha isolate Ot180627B linkage group LG12, Otsh_v2.0, whole genome shotgun sequence genome includes a window with the following:
- the LOC112236639 gene encoding AP-2 complex subunit alpha-2 isoform X1, producing MPAVSKGDGMRGLAVFISDIRNCKSKEAEIKRINKELANIRSKFKGDKALDGYSKKKYVCKLLFIFLLGHDIDFGHMEAVNLLSSNKYTEKQIGYLFISVLVNSNSDLISLINNAIKNDLSSRNPTFMNLALHCIANVGSREMAEAFAAEVPRILVAGDTMDSVKQSAALCLLRLNRTSPDLVLMGEWTARVVHLLNDQHLGVVTAATSLITTLAQKSPEDFKTSVSLAVARLSRIVSSASTDLQDYTYYFVAAPWLSVKLLRLLQCYPPPEDGAIRGRLTECLETILNKAQEPPKSKKVQHSNAKNAVLFEAISLIIHHDSEPTLLVRACNQLGQFLQHRETNLRYLALESMCTLASSEFSHEAVKTHIETVINALKSERDVSVRQRAVDLLYAMCDRSNAKQIVAEMLSYLETADYSIREEIVLKVAILAEKYAVDYTWYVDTILNLIRFAGDYVSDEVWYRVIQIVINRDEVQGYAAKTVFEALQAPACHENLVKVGGYILGEFGNLIAGDSRSSPLIQFDLLHSKFHLCSVPTRALLLSAYIKFINLFPEVKGTIQEVLRSDSQLRNADVELQQRAVEYLRLSSIASTDILATVLEEMPPFPERESSILAKLKRKKGPGNLHPDLDENRKERSANGGTADHSSTTSNAKSSPLSFVGDLLAPASTAPPTNRPRPVSSSYLLQAPLTPIPPQASAVPVLLSAGPLFQVAASPTPSTDLLGLGSTITTQNSAPPASKGTSLLVDVFSENIAAFPVETPVAVGPVADENFSSFLPNTPQVAYANATLPIAEEPEDKFVCKNNGVLYENQLLQIGLKSEFRQNLGRMYVFFGNKTSTQFMNFAASVVCQDTLQAQLNVHAKPADPTVDGGAQLQQILNIECMSDFVDAPVLNIQFRYGGTLQNVAVKLPITLNKFFQPTEMTSQDFFQRWKQLGAPQQEVQKIFKAKHSMDTEVTKAKIMGFGAALLDGVDPNPSNFVGAGVIHTKTTQVGCLLRLEPNTQAQMYRLTLRTSRDTVSQRLCDLLSEQF from the exons ATGCCTGCAGTCTCTAAAGGAGATGGAATGCGTGGCCTCGCTGTGTTTATATCGGACATTAGGAACT GTAAAAGTAAAGAAGCAGAGATCAAGAGAATTAACAAAGAGTTGGCCAACATCCGCTCAAAATTTAAAG GAGACAAAGCACTAGATGGATACAGTAAGAAGAAATATGTGTGCAAGCTGCTTTTCATATTCCTTCTTGGCCATGACATTGACTTTGGCCACATGGAGGCAGTCAACCTGCTCAGTTCCAACAAGTACACAGAGAAACAAATT GGTTACCTGTTCATCTCAGTGTTGGTCAACTCAAACAGTGACCTCATCAGCCTTATCAACAATGCTATAAAGAATGACCTGTCCAGCAGGAATCCCACTTTCATGAACCTGGCCTTGCACTGCATTGCCAATGTGGGCAGCAGGGAGATGGCTGAGGCTTTTGCAGCTGAGGTGCCCCGCATCTTGGTGGCTGG GGACACTATGGACAGTGTGAAGCAGAGTGCTGCCCTGTGCCTACTGCGTCTCAACAGGACCTCTCCAGACCTAGTGCTCATGGGGGAGTGGACCGCCCGGGTGGTTCATCTGCTTAATGACCAGCACCTG GGTGTGGTGACCGCTGCCACCAGCCTGATTACCACACTGGCACAGAAGAGCCCAGAGGACTTCAAAACATCTGTCTCCTTGGCTGTAGCCAGACTCAGCAGG ATCGTCTCTTCGGCCTCCACTGACCTGCAGGACTACACCTACTATTTTGTTGCAGCTCCCTGGCTTTCTGTCAAGCTCCTGCGTCTCCTACAGTGCTATCCTCCGCCTG AGGATGGTGCGATCCGGGGCCGTCTGACCGAGTGTCTGGAAACCATCCTGAACAAGGCCCAGGAGCCTCCCAAGTCGAAGAAGGTGCAGCACTCCAACGCTAAGAACGCTGTGCTGTTTGAGGCCATCAGTCTAATAATCCACCATGACAG CGAGCCCACTCTGCTGGTGCGGGCCTGTAACCAGCTGGGCCAGTTCCTCCAGCACCGGGAGACTAACCTGCGCTACCTGGCCCTGGAGAGCATGTGCACCCTAGCCAGCTCCGAGTTCTCCCATGAGGCCGTTAAGACACACATTGAGACGGTCATAAATGCCCTCAAA tcagagagagatgtcagtgtGCGTCAGCGTGCTGTGGACCTGCTCTATGCAATGTGTGACCGCAGCAACGCCAAACAGATTGTAGCAGAGATGCTCAGCTACCTGGAGACGGCAGACTACTCCATCAGAGAGGAGATA GTGCTAAAGGTGGCCATCCTGGCAGAGAAGTATGCAGTTGACTACACCTGGTATGTTGACACCATCCTCAACCTGATCCGCTTCGCTGGGGACTATGTCAGTGACGAGGTCTGGTACCGCGTCATCCAGATCGTCATCAACAGAGATGAAGTGCAAGGTTATGCTGCCAAGACAGTGTTCGAG GCACTCCAGGCCCCAGCCTGCCATGAGAACCTGGTAAAGGTCGGAGGGTACATTCTAGGGGAGTTTGGGAACTTGATAGCAGGAGATTCAAGGTCAAG TCCACTCATCCAGTTTGACCTGCTCCACTCCAAGTTTCACCTGTGCTCGGTGCCCACCCGGGCTTTGCTGCTCTCAGCCTACATCAAGTTCATCAACCTGTTCCCTGAGGTGAAGGGCACCATCCAGGAGGTGTTGCGCTCAGACAGCCAGCTCCGCAACGCAGACGTTGAGCTACAGCAGCGTGCTGTGGAGTACCTGCGCCTCAGCTCTATCGCCAGCACTGACATACTG GCCACGGTGTTGGAAGAGATGCCTCCCTTCCCTGAGAGGGAGTCATCTATACTGGCCAAACTCAAGAGGAAGAAGGGACCAGGAAACCTGCATCCCGATTTGGATGAGAACCGCAAAGAACGCAGTGCCAATGGGGGTACTGCAGACCATAGCAGCACTACCTCAAATGCTAAG AGCTCTCCTCTCTCGTTTGTTGGGGATCTTCTGGCCCCCGCCTCGACCGCACCCCCCACCAACCGGCCACGTCCGGTCTCTTCTTCCTACCTCCTGCAGGCCCCCCTCACCCCCATTCCCCCCCAGGCCTCTGCTGTCCCTGTGCTGCTTTCTGCTGGGCCCCTCTTTCAG GTGGCCgcgtcccccactccctccacagACCTGCTTGGCCTGGGCAGCACCATCACCACTCAAAATTCTGCCCCTCCTGCCTCCAAGGGGACAAGCCTGCTGGTGGATGTCTTCTCTGAAAACATAGCAGCCTTTCCTGTAGAGACACCAGTGGCAGTGGGGCCTGTTGCAGATGAGAACTTCTCCAG TTTCCTGCCGAATACTCCACAAGTAGCATATGCCAACGCTACTCTGCCCATTGCAGAGGAACCTGAAGACAA GTTTGTTTGCAAGAACAATGGTGTCCTATACGAGAACCAGCTCCTCCAGATTGGCCTGAAGTCTGAATTTAGACAGAATTTGG GTCGGATGTATGTGTTCTTTGGTAACAAGACATCAACCCAGTTCATGAATTTCGCTGCCTCTGTGGTCTGCCAAGATACTCTGCAGGCTC AACTGAATGTCCATGCCAAGCCTGCAGACCCCACTGTGGATGGGGGTGCACAACTCCAGCAGATACTCAACATTGAGTGTATGTCTGACTTTGtggatgcacctgtgctcaacATTCAGTTTAG GTACGGGGGAACTCTCCAGAACGTTGCTGTTAAACTGCCTATTACGTTAAACAAGTTTTTCCAGCCTACAGAGATGACATCGCAGGACTTCTTTCAGCGCTGGAAACAACTTGGAGC CCCTCAGCAAGAGGTACAAAAGATTTTCAAAGCAAAGCATTCCATGGATACAGAGGTTACCAAAGCCAAG ATAATGGGGTTTGGTGCTGCTTTGCTGGACGGGGTAGATCCAAACCCCTCCAACTTTGTGGGCGCTGGTGTCATCCATACAAAGACCACCCAGGTTGGCTGCCTCTTGAGACTGGAGCCTAATACTCAAGCACAG ATGTACCGCTTAACACTAAGGACAAGCAGAGATACTGTGTCGCAGCGCCTGTGTGATCTGCTCTCAGAACAATTCTGA
- the LOC112236639 gene encoding AP-2 complex subunit alpha-2 isoform X2 has product MPAVSKGDGMRGLAVFISDIRNCKSKEAEIKRINKELANIRSKFKGDKALDGYSKKKYVCKLLFIFLLGHDIDFGHMEAVNLLSSNKYTEKQIGYLFISVLVNSNSDLISLINNAIKNDLSSRNPTFMNLALHCIANVGSREMAEAFAAEVPRILVAGDTMDSVKQSAALCLLRLNRTSPDLVLMGEWTARVVHLLNDQHLGVVTAATSLITTLAQKSPEDFKTSVSLAVARLSRIVSSASTDLQDYTYYFVAAPWLSVKLLRLLQCYPPPEDGAIRGRLTECLETILNKAQEPPKSKKVQHSNAKNAVLFEAISLIIHHDSEPTLLVRACNQLGQFLQHRETNLRYLALESMCTLASSEFSHEAVKTHIETVINALKSERDVSVRQRAVDLLYAMCDRSNAKQIVAEMLSYLETADYSIREEIVLKVAILAEKYAVDYTWYVDTILNLIRFAGDYVSDEVWYRVIQIVINRDEVQGYAAKTVFEALQAPACHENLVKVGGYILGEFGNLIAGDSRSSPLIQFDLLHSKFHLCSVPTRALLLSAYIKFINLFPEVKGTIQEVLRSDSQLRNADVELQQRAVEYLRLSSIASTDILATVLEEMPPFPERESSILAKLKRKKGPGNLHPDLDENRKERSANGGTADHSSTTSNAKSSPLSFVGDLLAPASTAPPTNRPRPVSSSYLLQAPLTPIPPQASAVPVLLSAGPLFQVAASPTPSTDLLGLGSTITTQNSAPPASKGTSLLVDVFSENIAAFPVETPVAVGPVADENFSRFVCKNNGVLYENQLLQIGLKSEFRQNLGRMYVFFGNKTSTQFMNFAASVVCQDTLQAQLNVHAKPADPTVDGGAQLQQILNIECMSDFVDAPVLNIQFRYGGTLQNVAVKLPITLNKFFQPTEMTSQDFFQRWKQLGAPQQEVQKIFKAKHSMDTEVTKAKIMGFGAALLDGVDPNPSNFVGAGVIHTKTTQVGCLLRLEPNTQAQMYRLTLRTSRDTVSQRLCDLLSEQF; this is encoded by the exons ATGCCTGCAGTCTCTAAAGGAGATGGAATGCGTGGCCTCGCTGTGTTTATATCGGACATTAGGAACT GTAAAAGTAAAGAAGCAGAGATCAAGAGAATTAACAAAGAGTTGGCCAACATCCGCTCAAAATTTAAAG GAGACAAAGCACTAGATGGATACAGTAAGAAGAAATATGTGTGCAAGCTGCTTTTCATATTCCTTCTTGGCCATGACATTGACTTTGGCCACATGGAGGCAGTCAACCTGCTCAGTTCCAACAAGTACACAGAGAAACAAATT GGTTACCTGTTCATCTCAGTGTTGGTCAACTCAAACAGTGACCTCATCAGCCTTATCAACAATGCTATAAAGAATGACCTGTCCAGCAGGAATCCCACTTTCATGAACCTGGCCTTGCACTGCATTGCCAATGTGGGCAGCAGGGAGATGGCTGAGGCTTTTGCAGCTGAGGTGCCCCGCATCTTGGTGGCTGG GGACACTATGGACAGTGTGAAGCAGAGTGCTGCCCTGTGCCTACTGCGTCTCAACAGGACCTCTCCAGACCTAGTGCTCATGGGGGAGTGGACCGCCCGGGTGGTTCATCTGCTTAATGACCAGCACCTG GGTGTGGTGACCGCTGCCACCAGCCTGATTACCACACTGGCACAGAAGAGCCCAGAGGACTTCAAAACATCTGTCTCCTTGGCTGTAGCCAGACTCAGCAGG ATCGTCTCTTCGGCCTCCACTGACCTGCAGGACTACACCTACTATTTTGTTGCAGCTCCCTGGCTTTCTGTCAAGCTCCTGCGTCTCCTACAGTGCTATCCTCCGCCTG AGGATGGTGCGATCCGGGGCCGTCTGACCGAGTGTCTGGAAACCATCCTGAACAAGGCCCAGGAGCCTCCCAAGTCGAAGAAGGTGCAGCACTCCAACGCTAAGAACGCTGTGCTGTTTGAGGCCATCAGTCTAATAATCCACCATGACAG CGAGCCCACTCTGCTGGTGCGGGCCTGTAACCAGCTGGGCCAGTTCCTCCAGCACCGGGAGACTAACCTGCGCTACCTGGCCCTGGAGAGCATGTGCACCCTAGCCAGCTCCGAGTTCTCCCATGAGGCCGTTAAGACACACATTGAGACGGTCATAAATGCCCTCAAA tcagagagagatgtcagtgtGCGTCAGCGTGCTGTGGACCTGCTCTATGCAATGTGTGACCGCAGCAACGCCAAACAGATTGTAGCAGAGATGCTCAGCTACCTGGAGACGGCAGACTACTCCATCAGAGAGGAGATA GTGCTAAAGGTGGCCATCCTGGCAGAGAAGTATGCAGTTGACTACACCTGGTATGTTGACACCATCCTCAACCTGATCCGCTTCGCTGGGGACTATGTCAGTGACGAGGTCTGGTACCGCGTCATCCAGATCGTCATCAACAGAGATGAAGTGCAAGGTTATGCTGCCAAGACAGTGTTCGAG GCACTCCAGGCCCCAGCCTGCCATGAGAACCTGGTAAAGGTCGGAGGGTACATTCTAGGGGAGTTTGGGAACTTGATAGCAGGAGATTCAAGGTCAAG TCCACTCATCCAGTTTGACCTGCTCCACTCCAAGTTTCACCTGTGCTCGGTGCCCACCCGGGCTTTGCTGCTCTCAGCCTACATCAAGTTCATCAACCTGTTCCCTGAGGTGAAGGGCACCATCCAGGAGGTGTTGCGCTCAGACAGCCAGCTCCGCAACGCAGACGTTGAGCTACAGCAGCGTGCTGTGGAGTACCTGCGCCTCAGCTCTATCGCCAGCACTGACATACTG GCCACGGTGTTGGAAGAGATGCCTCCCTTCCCTGAGAGGGAGTCATCTATACTGGCCAAACTCAAGAGGAAGAAGGGACCAGGAAACCTGCATCCCGATTTGGATGAGAACCGCAAAGAACGCAGTGCCAATGGGGGTACTGCAGACCATAGCAGCACTACCTCAAATGCTAAG AGCTCTCCTCTCTCGTTTGTTGGGGATCTTCTGGCCCCCGCCTCGACCGCACCCCCCACCAACCGGCCACGTCCGGTCTCTTCTTCCTACCTCCTGCAGGCCCCCCTCACCCCCATTCCCCCCCAGGCCTCTGCTGTCCCTGTGCTGCTTTCTGCTGGGCCCCTCTTTCAG GTGGCCgcgtcccccactccctccacagACCTGCTTGGCCTGGGCAGCACCATCACCACTCAAAATTCTGCCCCTCCTGCCTCCAAGGGGACAAGCCTGCTGGTGGATGTCTTCTCTGAAAACATAGCAGCCTTTCCTGTAGAGACACCAGTGGCAGTGGGGCCTGTTGCAGATGAGAACTTCTCCAG GTTTGTTTGCAAGAACAATGGTGTCCTATACGAGAACCAGCTCCTCCAGATTGGCCTGAAGTCTGAATTTAGACAGAATTTGG GTCGGATGTATGTGTTCTTTGGTAACAAGACATCAACCCAGTTCATGAATTTCGCTGCCTCTGTGGTCTGCCAAGATACTCTGCAGGCTC AACTGAATGTCCATGCCAAGCCTGCAGACCCCACTGTGGATGGGGGTGCACAACTCCAGCAGATACTCAACATTGAGTGTATGTCTGACTTTGtggatgcacctgtgctcaacATTCAGTTTAG GTACGGGGGAACTCTCCAGAACGTTGCTGTTAAACTGCCTATTACGTTAAACAAGTTTTTCCAGCCTACAGAGATGACATCGCAGGACTTCTTTCAGCGCTGGAAACAACTTGGAGC CCCTCAGCAAGAGGTACAAAAGATTTTCAAAGCAAAGCATTCCATGGATACAGAGGTTACCAAAGCCAAG ATAATGGGGTTTGGTGCTGCTTTGCTGGACGGGGTAGATCCAAACCCCTCCAACTTTGTGGGCGCTGGTGTCATCCATACAAAGACCACCCAGGTTGGCTGCCTCTTGAGACTGGAGCCTAATACTCAAGCACAG ATGTACCGCTTAACACTAAGGACAAGCAGAGATACTGTGTCGCAGCGCCTGTGTGATCTGCTCTCAGAACAATTCTGA
- the LOC112236639 gene encoding AP-2 complex subunit alpha-2 isoform X4 → MPAVSKGDGMRGLAVFISDIRNCKSKEAEIKRINKELANIRSKFKGDKALDGYSKKKYVCKLLFIFLLGHDIDFGHMEAVNLLSSNKYTEKQIGYLFISVLVNSNSDLISLINNAIKNDLSSRNPTFMNLALHCIANVGSREMAEAFAAEVPRILVAGDTMDSVKQSAALCLLRLNRTSPDLVLMGEWTARVVHLLNDQHLGVVTAATSLITTLAQKSPEDFKTSVSLAVARLSRIVSSASTDLQDYTYYFVAAPWLSVKLLRLLQCYPPPEDGAIRGRLTECLETILNKAQEPPKSKKVQHSNAKNAVLFEAISLIIHHDSEPTLLVRACNQLGQFLQHRETNLRYLALESMCTLASSEFSHEAVKTHIETVINALKSERDVSVRQRAVDLLYAMCDRSNAKQIVAEMLSYLETADYSIREEIVLKVAILAEKYAVDYTWYVDTILNLIRFAGDYVSDEVWYRVIQIVINRDEVQGYAAKTVFEALQAPACHENLVKVGGYILGEFGNLIAGDSRSSPLIQFDLLHSKFHLCSVPTRALLLSAYIKFINLFPEVKGTIQEVLRSDSQLRNADVELQQRAVEYLRLSSIASTDILATVLEEMPPFPERESSILAKLKRKKGPGNLHPDLDENRKERSANGGTADHSSTTSNAKVAASPTPSTDLLGLGSTITTQNSAPPASKGTSLLVDVFSENIAAFPVETPVAVGPVADENFSRFVCKNNGVLYENQLLQIGLKSEFRQNLGRMYVFFGNKTSTQFMNFAASVVCQDTLQAQLNVHAKPADPTVDGGAQLQQILNIECMSDFVDAPVLNIQFRYGGTLQNVAVKLPITLNKFFQPTEMTSQDFFQRWKQLGAPQQEVQKIFKAKHSMDTEVTKAKIMGFGAALLDGVDPNPSNFVGAGVIHTKTTQVGCLLRLEPNTQAQMYRLTLRTSRDTVSQRLCDLLSEQF, encoded by the exons ATGCCTGCAGTCTCTAAAGGAGATGGAATGCGTGGCCTCGCTGTGTTTATATCGGACATTAGGAACT GTAAAAGTAAAGAAGCAGAGATCAAGAGAATTAACAAAGAGTTGGCCAACATCCGCTCAAAATTTAAAG GAGACAAAGCACTAGATGGATACAGTAAGAAGAAATATGTGTGCAAGCTGCTTTTCATATTCCTTCTTGGCCATGACATTGACTTTGGCCACATGGAGGCAGTCAACCTGCTCAGTTCCAACAAGTACACAGAGAAACAAATT GGTTACCTGTTCATCTCAGTGTTGGTCAACTCAAACAGTGACCTCATCAGCCTTATCAACAATGCTATAAAGAATGACCTGTCCAGCAGGAATCCCACTTTCATGAACCTGGCCTTGCACTGCATTGCCAATGTGGGCAGCAGGGAGATGGCTGAGGCTTTTGCAGCTGAGGTGCCCCGCATCTTGGTGGCTGG GGACACTATGGACAGTGTGAAGCAGAGTGCTGCCCTGTGCCTACTGCGTCTCAACAGGACCTCTCCAGACCTAGTGCTCATGGGGGAGTGGACCGCCCGGGTGGTTCATCTGCTTAATGACCAGCACCTG GGTGTGGTGACCGCTGCCACCAGCCTGATTACCACACTGGCACAGAAGAGCCCAGAGGACTTCAAAACATCTGTCTCCTTGGCTGTAGCCAGACTCAGCAGG ATCGTCTCTTCGGCCTCCACTGACCTGCAGGACTACACCTACTATTTTGTTGCAGCTCCCTGGCTTTCTGTCAAGCTCCTGCGTCTCCTACAGTGCTATCCTCCGCCTG AGGATGGTGCGATCCGGGGCCGTCTGACCGAGTGTCTGGAAACCATCCTGAACAAGGCCCAGGAGCCTCCCAAGTCGAAGAAGGTGCAGCACTCCAACGCTAAGAACGCTGTGCTGTTTGAGGCCATCAGTCTAATAATCCACCATGACAG CGAGCCCACTCTGCTGGTGCGGGCCTGTAACCAGCTGGGCCAGTTCCTCCAGCACCGGGAGACTAACCTGCGCTACCTGGCCCTGGAGAGCATGTGCACCCTAGCCAGCTCCGAGTTCTCCCATGAGGCCGTTAAGACACACATTGAGACGGTCATAAATGCCCTCAAA tcagagagagatgtcagtgtGCGTCAGCGTGCTGTGGACCTGCTCTATGCAATGTGTGACCGCAGCAACGCCAAACAGATTGTAGCAGAGATGCTCAGCTACCTGGAGACGGCAGACTACTCCATCAGAGAGGAGATA GTGCTAAAGGTGGCCATCCTGGCAGAGAAGTATGCAGTTGACTACACCTGGTATGTTGACACCATCCTCAACCTGATCCGCTTCGCTGGGGACTATGTCAGTGACGAGGTCTGGTACCGCGTCATCCAGATCGTCATCAACAGAGATGAAGTGCAAGGTTATGCTGCCAAGACAGTGTTCGAG GCACTCCAGGCCCCAGCCTGCCATGAGAACCTGGTAAAGGTCGGAGGGTACATTCTAGGGGAGTTTGGGAACTTGATAGCAGGAGATTCAAGGTCAAG TCCACTCATCCAGTTTGACCTGCTCCACTCCAAGTTTCACCTGTGCTCGGTGCCCACCCGGGCTTTGCTGCTCTCAGCCTACATCAAGTTCATCAACCTGTTCCCTGAGGTGAAGGGCACCATCCAGGAGGTGTTGCGCTCAGACAGCCAGCTCCGCAACGCAGACGTTGAGCTACAGCAGCGTGCTGTGGAGTACCTGCGCCTCAGCTCTATCGCCAGCACTGACATACTG GCCACGGTGTTGGAAGAGATGCCTCCCTTCCCTGAGAGGGAGTCATCTATACTGGCCAAACTCAAGAGGAAGAAGGGACCAGGAAACCTGCATCCCGATTTGGATGAGAACCGCAAAGAACGCAGTGCCAATGGGGGTACTGCAGACCATAGCAGCACTACCTCAAATGCTAAG GTGGCCgcgtcccccactccctccacagACCTGCTTGGCCTGGGCAGCACCATCACCACTCAAAATTCTGCCCCTCCTGCCTCCAAGGGGACAAGCCTGCTGGTGGATGTCTTCTCTGAAAACATAGCAGCCTTTCCTGTAGAGACACCAGTGGCAGTGGGGCCTGTTGCAGATGAGAACTTCTCCAG GTTTGTTTGCAAGAACAATGGTGTCCTATACGAGAACCAGCTCCTCCAGATTGGCCTGAAGTCTGAATTTAGACAGAATTTGG GTCGGATGTATGTGTTCTTTGGTAACAAGACATCAACCCAGTTCATGAATTTCGCTGCCTCTGTGGTCTGCCAAGATACTCTGCAGGCTC AACTGAATGTCCATGCCAAGCCTGCAGACCCCACTGTGGATGGGGGTGCACAACTCCAGCAGATACTCAACATTGAGTGTATGTCTGACTTTGtggatgcacctgtgctcaacATTCAGTTTAG GTACGGGGGAACTCTCCAGAACGTTGCTGTTAAACTGCCTATTACGTTAAACAAGTTTTTCCAGCCTACAGAGATGACATCGCAGGACTTCTTTCAGCGCTGGAAACAACTTGGAGC CCCTCAGCAAGAGGTACAAAAGATTTTCAAAGCAAAGCATTCCATGGATACAGAGGTTACCAAAGCCAAG ATAATGGGGTTTGGTGCTGCTTTGCTGGACGGGGTAGATCCAAACCCCTCCAACTTTGTGGGCGCTGGTGTCATCCATACAAAGACCACCCAGGTTGGCTGCCTCTTGAGACTGGAGCCTAATACTCAAGCACAG ATGTACCGCTTAACACTAAGGACAAGCAGAGATACTGTGTCGCAGCGCCTGTGTGATCTGCTCTCAGAACAATTCTGA